The following are encoded in a window of Methylocystis rosea genomic DNA:
- a CDS encoding invasion associated locus B family protein — MLRDSRTRSRLLLAVAAIGLAIAFAFDAAEAKPKPGAEDAPAEDASGKANKRKPAKNEKAEKAEKPADKGSDKPEQLGNFGEWGAYAAQSGRNRTCYALGQPKERTPKAKLKDATAYIFISTRPAENIHNEVAINLGYATKDGSAAVADIDGDSYELITKGTNAWVKDQSREKEFVGALRGGAKLIVKAASSKGTSTTDSYSLKGMSDALARAVQECK, encoded by the coding sequence ATGCTTAGAGATTCTCGCACGCGCTCCCGTCTTCTCCTCGCTGTCGCCGCCATCGGACTGGCGATCGCTTTCGCTTTTGACGCTGCCGAAGCGAAGCCCAAGCCGGGCGCGGAAGACGCTCCGGCCGAGGATGCAAGCGGCAAAGCCAACAAGCGAAAGCCGGCCAAGAACGAGAAAGCCGAGAAGGCCGAGAAGCCGGCGGACAAAGGCTCGGACAAGCCGGAACAGCTCGGAAACTTCGGAGAATGGGGCGCCTACGCCGCCCAAAGCGGGCGCAACCGAACCTGCTATGCGCTCGGGCAGCCCAAGGAGCGGACGCCGAAAGCGAAGCTCAAAGACGCGACCGCCTACATCTTTATCTCGACGCGGCCGGCGGAAAATATCCACAATGAGGTCGCGATCAATCTGGGTTATGCGACGAAAGACGGATCCGCCGCCGTCGCCGATATCGACGGCGACAGCTACGAACTGATCACCAAGGGAACGAACGCCTGGGTGAAGGATCAGTCGCGGGAGAAAGAATTTGTCGGCGCGCTGCGCGGCGGCGCCAAGCTCATCGTGAAGGCCGCTTCGTCTAAAGGGACGAGCACCACCGACAGCTATTCCCTCAAGGGAATGTCGGACGCGCTCGCGCGCGCCGTGCAGGAATGCAAGTAG
- a CDS encoding class I SAM-dependent methyltransferase, whose protein sequence is MPPPLRAEATRDKSLAAEIGDYERAFGYAHSAGSMPLRTLLRIERLLTGTQIFSAETGCGKSTIFLSRIAERHKVFCFDDRGQDASSVDYFMNCPATRSDRLDLVFGPTQLTLPRHDDHFRYDLVLIDGPHGFPFPELEYYYFYPHLKMGGLLVVDDIHIPTISRLADFLSEDQMFEKVEFVGSTAIFRRTDAPVFDPLGDGWWLQAFNRRRASFSKDIYLEDGKKRAPISFEGIY, encoded by the coding sequence ATGCCGCCGCCGCTTCGCGCCGAGGCGACGCGCGACAAAAGCCTCGCCGCCGAAATCGGGGACTATGAGCGCGCCTTCGGCTACGCCCATAGCGCGGGATCGATGCCGCTTCGCACTTTGCTGCGCATCGAGCGGCTGCTGACCGGAACGCAGATCTTCTCGGCCGAAACCGGCTGCGGAAAATCCACGATCTTTCTTTCGCGCATCGCCGAACGGCACAAGGTTTTCTGCTTTGACGATCGTGGACAAGACGCGTCAAGCGTCGACTACTTCATGAACTGTCCCGCGACGCGTTCGGACCGCCTCGACCTTGTCTTTGGGCCAACTCAGCTCACGCTGCCGCGACACGACGACCATTTTCGCTACGACCTTGTCCTGATCGACGGTCCGCACGGCTTTCCGTTCCCCGAACTCGAATATTACTACTTCTACCCGCACCTGAAGATGGGTGGGCTGCTCGTCGTCGACGATATTCATATCCCAACCATCAGCCGGCTCGCGGACTTCCTGAGCGAAGATCAGATGTTCGAAAAGGTGGAGTTTGTCGGCTCGACCGCGATCTTCCGCCGAACCGACGCGCCGGTCTTCGATCCACTGGGCGACGGATGGTGGCTGCAGGCCTTCAACCGCCGACGCGCGTCGTTCTCGAAAGACATCTATTTGGAGGACGGCAAGAAACGGGCGCCGATCTCATTTGAAGGGATCTACTGA
- the ubiG gene encoding bifunctional 2-polyprenyl-6-hydroxyphenol methylase/3-demethylubiquinol 3-O-methyltransferase UbiG has translation MPQQSAPHSASVDPEDVARFNRLAELWWDKNGKMGILHEINPIRVAYIRDHVRRLIRHDAGALNAPGDRPLEGVRIADIGCGGGILSESLAQLGAQVTGVDPATNNIAIAKRHAETSGLDIDYRNITAEDLAAAGEQFDAVAALEVIEHVEGPREFVAMLGRLLKPGGLLFLATIDRTTKSYLLAIVAAEYVLGWVPKGTHNHDKFIRPDELSSWVRQGGMREIDRVGMSFQPLTRSWRKSHDTDVNYLMAARKEG, from the coding sequence TTGCCCCAACAGTCCGCTCCCCACTCCGCCAGCGTCGACCCCGAAGACGTCGCGCGTTTCAACCGCCTGGCCGAGCTCTGGTGGGACAAGAATGGCAAGATGGGGATTCTCCACGAGATCAATCCCATCCGAGTCGCCTATATCCGCGATCACGTGCGCCGGCTCATCCGACATGACGCCGGCGCATTGAACGCGCCCGGCGACCGACCGCTGGAGGGCGTGCGCATCGCGGATATCGGCTGCGGCGGCGGCATATTGAGCGAGTCGCTGGCTCAGCTCGGCGCTCAGGTGACCGGGGTCGACCCCGCGACCAACAACATCGCCATCGCGAAACGGCACGCCGAAACGTCCGGGCTGGACATCGATTATCGCAATATCACCGCCGAAGACCTCGCCGCGGCCGGCGAGCAGTTCGACGCGGTGGCGGCGCTCGAAGTCATTGAGCATGTGGAAGGGCCGCGGGAATTCGTGGCCATGCTGGGGCGGCTGCTGAAGCCCGGCGGGCTCCTCTTTCTGGCGACGATCGACCGGACGACGAAAAGCTATCTGCTGGCCATCGTCGCCGCCGAATATGTGCTCGGCTGGGTGCCGAAAGGCACCCATAACCATGACAAATTCATCCGCCCGGACGAACTCTCCTCATGGGTGCGTCAGGGCGGCATGCGGGAGATTGATCGTGTCGGGATGAGCTTCCAGCCGCTGACCAGGAGCTGGCGAAAAAGTCACGATACGGACGTCAATTATCTGATGGCGGCTCGAAAAGAGGGTTAG
- a CDS encoding cupin domain-containing protein, which yields MSEALSYEEIVDLLALEPNATCGFVRITYTSKLSLGADALPAPFARSGPVGSALYFLVTPHAPVRLHRIRNDQLYHYYLGDPLELFMLHGDGSTERVVVGPDLRAGQRVQLLIPGDTFHTARLLGGGRWFLGASTEWPGVTPQDVEIGDLDLLASKYPGVAAEIRSIAASVKSVPIPAGQPR from the coding sequence ATGTCCGAAGCTCTGAGCTATGAAGAGATCGTCGATCTGCTCGCGCTCGAGCCCAATGCGACGTGCGGCTTTGTCCGCATCACCTATACGAGCAAGCTGTCCTTGGGCGCGGACGCCTTGCCGGCGCCCTTCGCGCGCAGCGGGCCAGTGGGTTCAGCGCTCTATTTTTTGGTGACGCCGCACGCGCCGGTTCGGCTGCACCGGATTCGCAACGATCAGCTCTATCATTATTACCTCGGCGATCCGCTGGAGCTGTTCATGCTCCATGGCGACGGCTCAACCGAGCGCGTGGTGGTCGGACCGGATCTGCGCGCCGGCCAGAGGGTTCAGCTGCTAATTCCCGGCGACACTTTTCACACGGCGCGGCTTCTGGGCGGCGGACGCTGGTTTTTGGGCGCGAGCACCGAATGGCCAGGCGTCACGCCGCAGGACGTTGAGATCGGCGATCTCGATCTACTGGCGTCGAAATATCCTGGCGTAGCGGCCGAGATCCGCTCAATCGCGGCTTCGGTCAAAAGCGTTCCGATACCGGCAGGCCAGCCGCGCTAG
- a CDS encoding glycosyltransferase family 2 protein yields MNRPDISLVIPVFNEAQNLRSLAARLAPAVDACDVSYEAIFVDDGSSDESLEILRDLCVEEPRFRALSLSRNFGKEVAIVAGLDDTLGRAVVIMDADLQHPPEVIPLFIEKWREGYKNVYGERIDRATDPKLRAAFTHVFYRLLEDFGDVRLPPGAGDFRLLDRRAVDALLSMRERARFNKGLFAWIGFKSIGVPFFVEDRAGGTSKFNFFRLARFALDGLMSFSSIPLKVWTYVGLAISAFAIAMAVYYWARTMVFGVDTPGFPTLVVSIAFFSGVQLISLGVLGEYVARIFNEVKGRPLYLVAERLGENEVTNSKAGD; encoded by the coding sequence ATGAACAGGCCCGATATATCGCTCGTGATCCCCGTCTTCAACGAAGCGCAAAATCTTCGCTCTCTCGCGGCCAGACTCGCTCCGGCCGTCGACGCATGCGACGTCTCCTATGAAGCGATCTTCGTCGATGACGGCTCCAGCGACGAGAGTCTGGAGATATTGCGCGACCTCTGCGTCGAGGAGCCGCGCTTTCGCGCCCTGTCGCTTTCCCGCAACTTCGGCAAGGAGGTGGCGATCGTCGCCGGGCTTGACGATACGCTGGGACGCGCGGTCGTCATCATGGACGCCGACCTGCAACACCCGCCGGAAGTCATCCCGCTGTTCATCGAGAAGTGGCGGGAAGGCTACAAGAACGTCTACGGAGAGCGCATCGACCGAGCGACCGATCCCAAGCTGCGCGCGGCGTTCACGCATGTTTTTTACCGTTTGCTGGAGGACTTTGGCGATGTGCGCCTGCCGCCAGGCGCCGGCGACTTCCGCCTTCTCGACCGGCGGGCGGTCGACGCGCTGCTGTCGATGCGCGAGCGCGCGCGCTTCAATAAGGGCCTCTTCGCCTGGATCGGATTCAAATCGATCGGCGTTCCCTTCTTCGTCGAAGACCGCGCTGGCGGAACGTCAAAATTTAATTTCTTTCGGCTTGCGCGATTTGCGCTCGACGGGCTGATGTCCTTTTCGTCGATTCCGCTCAAGGTGTGGACCTATGTAGGCCTAGCGATTTCCGCCTTCGCGATCGCGATGGCCGTCTACTATTGGGCCCGCACCATGGTTTTTGGCGTGGACACGCCGGGTTTTCCCACTCTGGTGGTCTCGATCGCCTTCTTCTCCGGCGTTCAGCTGATTTCGCTTGGCGTGCTCGGCGAGTATGTCGCCCGCATCTTCAATGAGGTAAAGGGAAGGCCGCTCTATCTCGTCGCCGAGAGGCTGGGCGAGAACGAAGTAACCAACAGCAAAGCGGGCGACTAG
- a CDS encoding 4-(cytidine 5'-diphospho)-2-C-methyl-D-erythritol kinase: MLTTRAPAKINLTLHVLGRREDGYHALESLVAFSGAGDTLSFTPDDALSLEISGPTSSAAGAGDDNLVLRAARRLAEEIKGLRLGRFRLEKRLPVAAGIGGGSSDAAAALRLLAKANHLAPDDPRILAVARAIGSDVPVCLDPRARMMRGAGETLGEPIRLPLLPAVLINPGAPVATGPVFAALGLRPGALREGAAHADIAARPGADELLAALAKGRNDLEDAACLQAPVIVDALAMLRGARGCRLARMSGSGATCFALFSARREAVRAASVIRAQHPGWWVKTAVLR, translated from the coding sequence ATGCTGACGACGCGCGCCCCCGCGAAGATCAATCTTACGCTTCATGTTCTCGGCCGTCGGGAAGACGGCTACCACGCGCTCGAAAGCCTCGTGGCCTTTTCCGGCGCGGGGGACACATTGTCCTTCACGCCGGACGACGCGCTGTCCCTCGAAATTTCGGGCCCCACCTCCTCGGCCGCCGGCGCCGGCGACGACAATCTCGTGCTGCGCGCCGCACGGCGGCTCGCCGAAGAGATAAAGGGGCTGCGGCTCGGCCGATTTCGACTTGAAAAGCGCCTGCCTGTCGCGGCGGGCATTGGCGGCGGCTCGTCGGACGCCGCCGCGGCGCTGCGGCTTTTGGCCAAGGCGAATCATCTCGCGCCGGACGACCCGCGAATCCTCGCGGTCGCGCGCGCCATTGGCTCGGACGTGCCGGTCTGCCTCGACCCGCGGGCGCGGATGATGCGCGGCGCCGGCGAAACGCTCGGCGAACCGATTCGCCTGCCGCTCCTGCCGGCCGTGCTGATCAACCCCGGGGCGCCGGTCGCAACCGGACCGGTCTTCGCGGCGCTGGGACTGCGACCCGGCGCGTTGCGGGAAGGCGCCGCGCATGCCGACATCGCGGCGCGACCAGGCGCGGACGAACTCCTTGCGGCGCTGGCGAAGGGGCGCAACGACCTCGAAGACGCCGCCTGTCTGCAGGCGCCCGTGATCGTCGACGCGCTCGCCATGTTGCGCGGCGCTCGGGGCTGCAGGCTGGCGCGGATGTCCGGCTCGGGCGCGACATGCTTCGCGCTGTTTTCGGCCCGGCGCGAGGCTGTGCGCGCCGCCAGCGTCATTCGCGCCCAGCATCCGGGATGGTGGGTCAAGACGGCCGTGCTGAGATGA
- a CDS encoding ChbG/HpnK family deacetylase, which yields MVENQIVAVCADDYSLSYGVSAGILEALDAGRLTAVSALVNGPRWPAMGLELSRRGRNADVGLHFNLTLGRPLSSMPQFAPNGEFPPLSKVVQMAFGRRLPMDEIRTEIDRQFDRFEAVIDRPPDHVDGHQHIHVLPGIRTALLDAMEARKLGGRAWVRDAGDGLHRILVRGANARKALSALSLAGGFRREVRQRGFGVNDGFAGFSNFHPSFDYAKIFQSYLRAPGSRHLIMCHPGHVDEELRRLDPVTITREQELAFLLSTRLPEMLEKRGLRLGRLSQANRNLSAEQTAAQ from the coding sequence ATGGTTGAAAACCAGATTGTTGCGGTTTGCGCGGACGATTACAGCCTGTCTTATGGGGTGAGCGCCGGCATTTTGGAAGCGCTCGACGCGGGGAGGCTCACTGCGGTTTCGGCTTTGGTGAATGGCCCCCGCTGGCCCGCCATGGGGCTAGAGCTGTCTCGCCGCGGGCGAAACGCGGACGTTGGCCTGCATTTCAATCTCACCCTCGGGCGGCCTCTTTCGTCCATGCCGCAGTTCGCGCCCAATGGAGAGTTTCCCCCGCTTTCCAAAGTTGTCCAGATGGCTTTCGGCCGGCGGTTGCCAATGGACGAGATTCGCACAGAGATCGATCGTCAGTTCGACCGCTTCGAAGCGGTGATCGACCGCCCGCCGGACCATGTCGACGGCCACCAGCACATACACGTCCTTCCCGGCATCAGGACGGCGCTGCTTGACGCGATGGAGGCGCGAAAGCTTGGCGGCCGGGCCTGGGTTCGCGACGCCGGGGATGGCTTACACCGCATTCTCGTGCGCGGAGCCAATGCCCGCAAGGCGCTCTCTGCGCTCTCGTTGGCCGGCGGCTTTCGCCGGGAGGTGCGCCAGCGCGGCTTCGGCGTCAACGATGGCTTCGCCGGATTCTCGAATTTCCATCCGAGCTTCGATTACGCGAAGATCTTTCAGAGCTACCTTCGAGCGCCCGGCAGCAGACATCTCATCATGTGCCATCCTGGCCATGTGGACGAAGAGCTTCGAAGGCTCGATCCGGTGACGATCACGCGCGAGCAGGAGCTTGCTTTCCTGCTGTCGACTCGACTGCCGGAGATGCTGGAGAAGCGCGGCCTGCGTTTGGGTCGTCTATCGCAGGCGAACCGGAACCTAAGCGCCGAGCAAACGGCGGCTCAGTAG
- a CDS encoding TrmH family RNA methyltransferase, which yields MTRRPPPKDRSGHERGRRTTVARSETRSPFRAASPDLVTLYGAHAVRAALTARKRKLLTLYATDTALPRINELAQAAGLEPRLVDSRDLERRLGADAVHQGLLLEARPLPEADISDIVNVSGVVLALDQITDPHNVGAILRTACAYNVDAVIVTERHSPEFSGVLAKAASGALEFVTIVSVVNLARALDDLAERGYARVGLDSDGAESLSTLTLSKPLVLALGAEGKGLRRLTRERCDAVARLDLPGPIKSLNVSNACAAALSVVTTRLG from the coding sequence ATGACCCGTCGGCCCCCGCCAAAGGACCGCAGCGGGCATGAGCGGGGCCGCCGCACGACGGTCGCACGGTCCGAGACGCGCAGCCCATTCCGCGCCGCCTCGCCCGACCTCGTCACGCTGTACGGCGCTCACGCCGTGCGCGCCGCGCTGACGGCGCGCAAGCGCAAGCTGCTGACGCTTTACGCGACCGACACCGCGCTCCCGCGCATCAACGAGCTTGCGCAGGCGGCGGGACTCGAGCCGCGCCTCGTCGATTCGCGCGATCTCGAGCGGCGGCTCGGCGCAGATGCCGTGCATCAGGGCTTGCTGCTCGAAGCGCGCCCGCTGCCGGAAGCGGATATTTCCGACATCGTCAACGTCAGCGGCGTGGTGCTGGCGCTCGACCAGATCACCGATCCGCATAATGTCGGCGCGATCCTGCGCACGGCCTGCGCCTATAACGTCGACGCGGTGATCGTCACGGAGCGGCACAGTCCGGAATTTTCCGGCGTCCTCGCCAAAGCGGCCTCGGGCGCGCTGGAGTTCGTGACGATCGTCTCCGTCGTCAATCTGGCGCGCGCGCTCGACGACCTCGCCGAGCGCGGCTATGCCCGCGTCGGGCTCGATTCGGACGGCGCCGAGTCGCTCTCGACCCTAACGCTGTCCAAGCCGCTGGTGCTCGCGCTCGGCGCCGAGGGCAAGGGATTGCGGCGCCTCACGCGCGAACGCTGCGACGCCGTCGCGCGGCTCGATCTTCCGGGCCCGATCAAGAGCCTCAATGTGTCCAA
- the murJ gene encoding murein biosynthesis integral membrane protein MurJ — protein sequence MIRNLLSVGGFTLLSRVTGFLSLAMQSAIMGAGAVSDAFFIAQRLPNSFRAIFGEGAFNAAFVPSYSMAIEQKGDAAAEEFAGEVYTLLLASQIILLAIVWTLTPQFVSLLAPGLDDRPEKFELAVNLTRITFPYLLFITLFVLHMGALNARGRFALPAFAPNLMNFSVMAALAVAFLFPNAGYAASWGITISGVLELGLLMWQARRIGVLQRLRKPHWARVRDFFIRLGPAIIGSASPQIAVLADTILSSMLPDGGVSSISYAERLYQLPVGVIGIAAGTVLLPEMSRRLAAGDEAGAHHAQSRTMALTVALAAPFFIAFDTIPELIVAGLFQRGKFSAADAYAAGDVLAAYGAGLMALVLIASARASFQARGDTRTPMLIALAALAANVALKIVLFRPLGAVGLATATSVGLWINLAALVGLALAQEGMRFDAVFVKTLGATFVACAFLAAVAIFGRSSALALGAHFGALANLVALTALALVGALVYAGVLLGALRASGVTIASLRR from the coding sequence ATGATTCGCAATCTGCTCTCGGTTGGCGGCTTCACCCTGCTCTCGCGCGTGACGGGCTTTCTGTCGCTCGCCATGCAGTCGGCGATCATGGGCGCCGGCGCTGTCTCGGACGCCTTCTTCATCGCCCAGCGGCTGCCTAACAGCTTTCGCGCGATCTTTGGCGAAGGCGCGTTCAACGCGGCTTTCGTTCCATCTTATTCGATGGCGATCGAGCAGAAGGGCGACGCGGCGGCCGAGGAATTCGCCGGAGAAGTGTACACGCTGCTCCTTGCCTCGCAGATCATATTGCTCGCCATCGTCTGGACGCTGACGCCCCAATTCGTCTCGCTGCTCGCGCCGGGACTCGACGACCGGCCGGAAAAATTCGAGCTGGCCGTCAATCTGACGCGCATCACCTTCCCCTATCTGCTTTTCATCACGCTCTTCGTCTTGCACATGGGCGCCCTGAACGCGCGCGGCCGCTTCGCGCTTCCCGCATTCGCGCCCAACCTGATGAATTTCTCCGTGATGGCGGCGCTCGCCGTCGCCTTCCTTTTTCCAAACGCCGGCTATGCGGCGAGTTGGGGCATCACCATCTCAGGCGTTCTGGAGCTCGGGCTGTTGATGTGGCAGGCGCGGCGTATCGGCGTCCTGCAGCGGTTACGCAAGCCGCATTGGGCGCGCGTGCGGGATTTCTTCATTCGCCTGGGGCCGGCGATCATCGGTTCGGCCAGTCCGCAGATCGCCGTGCTCGCCGACACAATTCTCTCATCGATGCTTCCCGATGGAGGCGTCTCGTCGATTTCTTATGCGGAGCGGCTGTATCAGCTTCCCGTCGGAGTCATCGGCATCGCCGCCGGCACGGTGCTGCTGCCCGAAATGAGCCGCCGGCTCGCGGCGGGCGATGAGGCGGGCGCGCATCACGCGCAGAGCCGAACCATGGCGCTCACCGTCGCGCTGGCGGCGCCATTTTTTATCGCCTTCGACACGATTCCCGAACTGATCGTCGCCGGGCTCTTCCAGCGCGGCAAATTCTCAGCGGCCGACGCCTACGCCGCCGGGGACGTGCTCGCCGCCTATGGCGCCGGTCTGATGGCGCTCGTGCTGATCGCTTCGGCGCGCGCGAGTTTTCAGGCGCGCGGCGACACAAGAACGCCGATGCTCATCGCGCTGGCGGCGCTCGCCGCAAATGTCGCGTTGAAGATCGTGCTGTTTCGCCCGCTCGGGGCGGTTGGGCTGGCGACGGCGACATCCGTCGGATTGTGGATCAACCTCGCCGCGCTCGTCGGACTCGCGCTCGCCCAGGAAGGAATGCGATTCGACGCCGTTTTCGTCAAGACGCTCGGCGCGACATTTGTCGCCTGCGCCTTTCTCGCCGCTGTCGCCATTTTCGGGCGTTCATCCGCCTTGGCGCTCGGCGCGCATTTCGGCGCTCTCGCCAATCTCGTCGCGCTCACCGCGCTCGCGCTCGTCGGCGCGCTCGTCTACGCCGGCGTCCTTCTCGGGGCGCTGCGCGCGAGCGGGGTGACGATCGCAAGCCTTAGACGATAG
- a CDS encoding DUF2267 domain-containing protein: MDELVARVSAALGVDAEVARTAVGLVLGFLQKESRDGAVSELLDKLPGAPEAIQSAESVGGGGGLGGLMGGMGGLMGLAAKLNGAGVDMSQIPKLGHEIFGYAEEQVGPEKLREIVDSIPGIAQFV, from the coding sequence ATGGATGAACTGGTGGCGCGCGTCTCGGCGGCTCTTGGCGTTGACGCAGAGGTCGCCAGGACGGCGGTGGGTCTTGTTCTGGGATTCCTTCAAAAGGAATCGCGTGACGGCGCCGTATCGGAGCTACTCGATAAGCTTCCCGGCGCCCCTGAGGCGATCCAGTCCGCTGAATCCGTAGGCGGCGGGGGCGGGCTTGGAGGTTTGATGGGCGGCATGGGCGGGCTGATGGGTCTTGCCGCCAAGCTGAATGGCGCAGGCGTCGATATGAGCCAGATTCCAAAACTGGGCCATGAGATTTTCGGCTACGCCGAAGAGCAAGTCGGGCCGGAAAAGCTGCGGGAGATCGTCGATTCGATCCCCGGCATCGCGCAGTTCGTTTGA
- the nadC gene encoding carboxylating nicotinate-nucleotide diphosphorylase, translated as MIPDLPPLLIEEAVRAALAEDLGRAGDVTTQATIPLGAQARAGIVARDSGVVAGLQAARAAFALMDREIIFEAQAADGARVEPGTLAAIISGPAQPILSAERVALNFLGRLSGVATLTARYVSAIAGTSARICDTRKTTPLLRAFEKYAVRCGGGVNHRFGLDDAVLIKDNHVAIAGGVLPALRAAKRNIGHLVKVEIEVDTLDQLREALDEGADAVLLDNMTLDDLRSAVALVGGRMICEASGGVTLASVAEIAKTGVDFISVGALTHSAPVFDFGLDVEFV; from the coding sequence ATGATCCCCGATTTGCCCCCGCTGCTGATCGAGGAGGCGGTTCGCGCCGCGCTCGCCGAAGATTTGGGGCGCGCCGGCGACGTCACGACGCAGGCGACGATCCCCTTGGGCGCGCAGGCCAGGGCGGGGATCGTCGCGCGCGACTCGGGGGTGGTCGCCGGACTTCAGGCGGCGCGCGCCGCCTTCGCGCTGATGGACCGAGAGATCATCTTCGAAGCGCAGGCGGCCGATGGCGCCCGCGTCGAGCCGGGAACGCTGGCAGCGATAATTTCCGGCCCGGCCCAGCCCATTCTTTCCGCCGAGCGTGTGGCGCTCAATTTTCTTGGCCGGCTGTCGGGCGTCGCCACGCTCACGGCGCGCTACGTCAGCGCCATCGCCGGCACATCCGCGCGAATCTGCGACACCCGCAAAACGACGCCCTTGTTGCGCGCCTTTGAGAAATACGCCGTGCGATGCGGCGGCGGCGTCAATCACCGCTTCGGCCTCGATGACGCCGTGCTCATCAAGGATAATCACGTCGCCATCGCAGGCGGCGTTCTCCCGGCGCTCAGAGCCGCCAAGCGGAATATCGGCCATCTCGTCAAAGTCGAGATCGAAGTCGATACGCTCGACCAGTTGCGCGAGGCCCTCGACGAGGGGGCGGACGCCGTGCTGCTGGACAATATGACGCTCGACGATCTGCGCAGCGCCGTGGCGCTCGTCGGCGGCCGGATGATCTGTGAAGCCTCGGGCGGCGTCACGCTCGCGAGCGTGGCGGAAATTGCGAAAACCGGCGTCGACTTTATTTCCGTTGGCGCGCTGACGCACTCCGCCCCAGTCTTCGATTTCGGTTTAGACGTTGAATTCGTATGA
- a CDS encoding aspartate kinase — protein MSRLVMKFGGTSVATVERIHNVARHVKREVDAGREVAVVVSAMAGKTNELVAWCKEAAPLCDQREYDAVVASGEQVTAGLLAMALQKAGVPARSWLGWQAPIYTNCTHGAARIESIDGSGIIEGLNRGEVAVIAGFQGVHRETGRITTLGRGGSDTSAVAIAAAIKASRCDIYTDVDGVYTTDPRVVPKARRMDKIAFEEMLEMASLGAKVLQVRSVEVAMVHGVPTYVRSSFDDPENPGQGTLICNEEDIVEAQVVTGIAFSRDEAQITLRGVADKPGVAAAVFMPLAEAGINVDMIVQVVSEEGMTDMTFTVGTADYERAFAIIEKVKDAIGFASITGEKDVAKISAIGIGMRSHAGVAAEAFRALSQKGVNIRAITTSEIKFSVLIDEAYTELAVRTLHSLYGLDAA, from the coding sequence ATGTCACGCCTGGTTATGAAATTCGGCGGCACCTCGGTCGCCACTGTCGAACGCATCCACAATGTCGCGCGCCATGTGAAGCGCGAGGTGGATGCTGGGCGTGAGGTTGCTGTGGTGGTCTCGGCGATGGCCGGCAAGACCAATGAGCTTGTCGCCTGGTGCAAGGAGGCGGCGCCGCTTTGCGATCAGCGCGAATATGACGCCGTCGTCGCCTCGGGAGAACAGGTGACGGCCGGGCTTCTGGCGATGGCGCTGCAGAAGGCGGGGGTGCCCGCCCGCTCCTGGCTCGGCTGGCAGGCGCCGATCTACACCAACTGCACGCATGGCGCGGCGCGGATCGAATCGATCGACGGCTCGGGCATCATCGAGGGCCTCAACCGCGGTGAAGTCGCCGTCATAGCCGGCTTTCAGGGCGTGCACCGAGAAACCGGGCGGATCACGACGCTCGGACGTGGCGGCTCGGACACAAGCGCCGTCGCCATCGCGGCGGCGATCAAGGCCAGCCGCTGCGACATCTATACGGACGTGGACGGCGTTTACACCACCGATCCGCGCGTCGTGCCGAAGGCGCGGCGCATGGACAAGATCGCTTTTGAAGAGATGCTGGAAATGGCTTCGCTTGGCGCGAAGGTCCTGCAGGTGCGTTCGGTCGAGGTCGCCATGGTGCACGGCGTGCCGACCTATGTGCGCTCGTCCTTCGACGATCCGGAAAATCCGGGGCAGGGGACGTTAATCTGCAACGAGGAGGACATTGTGGAAGCGCAAGTCGTCACAGGCATCGCGTTCTCGCGCGACGAAGCGCAGATCACGCTTCGCGGCGTCGCCGACAAGCCGGGCGTCGCGGCAGCGGTGTTCATGCCCTTGGCTGAGGCCGGAATCAACGTCGACATGATTGTGCAGGTCGTCTCCGAGGAGGGCATGACCGACATGACCTTCACCGTAGGAACCGCTGATTACGAGCGCGCCTTTGCGATCATCGAGAAGGTCAAGGATGCGATCGGCTTCGCGAGCATAACGGGCGAAAAAGACGTCGCGAAGATTTCCGCGATCGGCATTGGCATGCGCAGCCACGCCGGCGTGGCCGCTGAGGCGTTTCGCGCCCTGTCGCAGAAGGGCGTCAATATTCGCGCCATCACCACGTCCGAGATCAAGTTTTCGGTATTGATCGACGAGGCCTACACCGAACTCGCCGTTCGCACGCTGCACTCGCTCTACGGCCTCGACGCCGCTTAG